The DNA sequence CACGGAGTCCCATTAGATTTTCCCTGACATATTGGTTTATCTTATCTAAGGTAGCCTGCTGTTTCTCTGATAATGGTCGAGTCTTGACCGCTACATAAATGACCACCACGGCTAAGAAAGGTACTGCAAAGGCCACTATCCAGGCTAATGACGGACTGGTCAGGAAGATCATTAAGATACTAGACAGCATCATCATGGGGGTGATGACACCCAGTTTTAAGGTCTGTTCTGCAAACTGCATGAGAACAAAGGCATCACTGGTAATGCGAGTAACCAGTGAAGACACTCCAATCTGTTCATATTCATGATGAGAATACTCTTGTAATTTGGCATAGAGATCATCCCTCATATCCTTGACCATATTGGTCGTCAGCTTACTAGCAGCGTAGGCTAAGACTATACGCCCCAAGGTTCCACATAGGATAATCACCAGCATAATTGCAGCCCAAACATACAATTGCTGTTCATTCCCTTTATTCACACCTTCATCAATCATCCGAGCCAGAACAGTTGGCAGTCCAAGATTGACAATCACAAAGAAAACCGCTCCAAAGAAATCCAAGAATAACCACTTGGGATATTTTTTCAAATAAGACCAAATATAGAGCATAACTCCCCCTTTCATAACTTTTTGATATAGAAAAGAGCGCGCATCTGCACGCCTTTCTTTCCCTAAGGAACTTTCCTAGTCTAGAAAAATCCCTCTTTCACAAGAATGCTCCAAGTAAAAATAAGACAGGCAGTCAAAGTCACTTAGTACTTTTAACTGTCTGTCTAGAATAAGCTAGATTATTTTACAAAATCAAGCAATGCCAAGAAGCTTTCAGCTTCAAGTGACGCACCACCAACAAGGGCACCGTCAACGTCTGGGCAAGCCATGTATGAAGCAACGTTTTCAGGTTTAACAGAACCACCGTATTGAACACGAACTTTGTCCGCAACTTCTTGACCAAAGTCAGCTGCTACGACGTCACGAACAACTTTACACATTTTTTGTGCATCGTCTTGTGAAGCTGATTTACCGGTACCGATAGCCCAGATTGGCTCGTAAGCGATAACTGTTGAAGCAACTTGTTCAGCTGTCAAGCCAGCCAATGCAGCAGATACTTGAGCACCTACGAATTCAGCCGCTTTACCAGCTTCGTAAGTTTCAAGTGACTCACCACAACAGATGATTGGAAGCATACCGTTTGCAAAGATTGCTTTTGCTTTTTTGTTGATATCTTCGTCAGTTTCATGGAAGTAGTCACGACGTTCTGAGTGACCGATCACAACGTAGTCTGTACCGATTTCTTTCAAAACTTGTGGGCTAGTTTCACCAGTGAACGCACCTGCATTTTCAAAGTAGCAGTTTTGAGCAGCAACTTTAAGGTTTGAACCTTTAGCAGCAGCAAGAACAGCTGTCAAATCAACTGCAGGAGCTGCGATACCTGCTTCAACAAGGTCTGATGAAGGAAGTTTTGATGCAACGGCTTCAACGAATGCTTTTGCTTCTTCTGGATTTTTGTTCATTTTCCAGTTACCAGCGATAAATGGTTTACGTGACATTTCACATACCTCTTTTTTCATTTTATTCACTATTATTCTATCATATTTATAAGGAGCTTGCAAACCTT is a window from the Streptococcus oralis genome containing:
- the tpiA gene encoding triose-phosphate isomerase; this encodes MSRKPFIAGNWKMNKNPEEAKAFVEAVASKLPSSDLVEAGIAAPAVDLTAVLAAAKGSNLKVAAQNCYFENAGAFTGETSPQVLKEIGTDYVVIGHSERRDYFHETDEDINKKAKAIFANGMLPIICCGESLETYEAGKAAEFVGAQVSAALAGLTAEQVASTVIAYEPIWAIGTGKSASQDDAQKMCKVVRDVVAADFGQEVADKVRVQYGGSVKPENVASYMACPDVDGALVGGASLEAESFLALLDFVK